The DNA sequence GGGTATTGAAGTTTACTATTATCACCACCATAGTTTAGTGTTCCAAATAAAATGGTCAACGATGAAAAATAACACTATCTCTATTCACTAATTAAAAGTCAGTTTTAAAACTCACTAGTTGAATGCTATATATTCATGAATGCTAATTGGCTATATATATGAGACAATATACCACAGGTACAATGCAAACAACttatttactgttctaattatgttggtaacctgtttaTAACAGCAATATGGCACCTTGggtggttgtggtatatggccaatatatcacagctaatggctgtatccaggAATTCTGTGTTAAAGGTCTAAaggtctactttaggtctaacattagacctacttcctgactacaggtataaaggtctactttaggtctaacattagacctacttcctgactacaggtatgaaggtctactttaggtctaacattaggACTACTTCCTGACTACAGATATAAaggtctactttaggtctaacattaggGCTACTGCCTGATTACAGTTATAAAGGATTATAGGTCTATTAGCCTATTTTAAGACTCTGTATAAGTGTATTTTCTGGTTTAATGGTTAACTCAGTCATCaaaatgtgtgtttgtttcttcGTAATGTCTACAGGTCTCTTAAGGTGTTGCTATCTAAGGTGAACACCTCAAAGAAGCTGAATAATTTCCATTAAATTCACGTTATTGTGAAACCTGTTTACCTCGATGCTAGACCCCCCCCTTCATGTCACACGAAAAGGTTTTCAGGGAAAAGGACCACAGGCTGAAAACTTTCCACTCGATCGAACCAATCGCTGCTCGTATGTCCTTTCATGGTAAAGTACATCTaatcatgaacacagaaatacacagcaaagacctttttactcaaagacccagctactctctgacagtcaccatcagaccatcagaccgcAACATGGACAGGCTGTGTGTCACCCTGATTGCATTCTTATGTGAGTAACTTTTTTACTTGGTCTTATAGCTGGATGAAAGCTGATTTCTTGATGTGGTTTTATGGTTGACCAGATTTCTTATCTTATTATTGTGATTTTGTGTGGACTGTGGTAAAGACATGACGTTTACATTTTCATGTGGAGAAGTTTATGATGTCAAAGTGACATTCTGTGATTCATccaaacactgttcctctgctacctgtaggtgctgtttcctccagtcaggatGGGATCTCTACAGCAGAGGTGGAGATgagagtcagaccaggagacaacatcactctctactgtgactgtaaCTTATCTTCTGGAATATACATTATGTGGTATAGGAACTGTTCTCACAAGTACCAGCCTCCTCTTGTTATTTTAACTAAGTTTTTAAGTTCCATCTCTCTTCCTGGATATAATGTGGTGTGGAACCCCTCTAACATCTCCTATGATCTACTGATTGAGAACATCActgaatctgacctgggactctactactgtgggactGTGGAGTACAAGTTTCAAGAAGGAAAACGAATGAAATATAAAGAGTTGTTCCAGTATGGAAACATCACCACTAGGATTTCACTTGGTAAGAACAGTTATTATTCTGTCTTTATCTTCCTGCTGTTTCTTTGGTATTGGTTTCCTTGAATGAGAGTTACGCCAAAGTAAATGTATCTTAATTTGTATCAACCCTCTGAGACTAATCTAAACTCATAAAATGTCCCCTCAAACTGATGTTTAACCAACCAAGAGTCATGACTAACAATAGATTGTTGAGAAGGTCTTGattgtttctaagagtgtagttctgtttctgtttaatgttttgtccagAAACCAGTCCTTCtgagtcctcttcctcctcccctcctcctgtagactgTGGGCGAAAAAAGATTCTCAATGAATTTCTTAATGTTTTCTTGTGTTTATGTCCAGAAACCTGTCCTCCTGACTGTCTATTGCCAGAAATCAGTCCTCCTGAGCCATCCTCGTCCTCCCTTCCTCCTGTAGACTGTGGTCTGTGTTGGATGTTGCTGTTCAGTCTGTGTCCTGTGTCTGCTCTCCTCTACTTCGCCTGCATCTACTCCTTTTACAGAACAACAGGTAAActgactctctcactctctcagtcaGGATTGACTTTTTCACTCATTCATGTTTTAAGTCCGGGTACTCCTAATCAATCTTACCTATTATTTAATTAATTACCTACGTTTTAAacctttgttttttttttaaatcatttagACCGCAATATTTAAACATCTACCAAATTTAAACTGAACTATGCTAGTTTGACCTCAACTTGGTGTTTTAATGATGCTAACTCTTCCTCTGCAGCTCCAACTGAGACTCAGGTTCCTCTGAACTGGACTTCAACCTGGGTAAGTGACAGCAGAGAGCAGACTACTGTCAAAGTCAAAGCCATCTTAATTTGAAGTCCATGTGTTTGGTAACCCAGTATTATTGAAATTGTATTTTAAATGGCAGATATAGTCATAAAAAAACAGAAGGTAAAAAGTAACAATACATAATGTATAATCCTAATGTATGATGATAAATCATTAATATTAACAGATTATTATTATCTCTCGCGCTCATACTTCAGAACATACACATctatcaataccagcagagtgtgagacctataccagtcatcaataccagcagagtgagacctataccatccatcaataccagcagagcgtgggacctataccagccatcaataccagcagagtgagaccaaataccagccatcaataccagcagagtgataccattaccatccatcaataccagcaaagtgtgagacctataccaatgTAGCTGGGAGGGCATTATTTTTAAGAGTTActtaattttttttaaccttttcatACAAGTgatttttttaaaaacttttgtcTGTAaccttttaataataataacaatagtgaTTTAGAAAATGTGGTTAAGATCAGGGAATAATGGTTAAATAGCTGTTGTTACAGTCTTAGTTTGTAATTCTAGGTGTTAAAGTTCATTGTTTTCCATTTGTAAGTGTATTGATATGTGTTAATGTAGCTGAATAAATATTGAttcagtttaattacattttatttgattatttatttgtctCCCTTAACTTCTCTTAGAGCGTGAGGTCATTATATTTGGTTTGACAAATGCTCCAGCAAACCAATCAGAGCTATTTGAGGGTGTGGCTTAGATGTGAAGGGTTGAGACTTTGGTGAAGAAGATGTGGCTTAGAAATAAAGAGGGTGTGGCTTTAGAGGATGACTGAGATGCATATAAAGAGCATGGAGGTTAAGGGGTGTGACGTATATGTTAAGggtgtgatttatatgttaagggctgtgatttatatgttaaggggtgtgatttatatgttaagaggtgtgatttaaatgttaaggggtgtggtttatatgttaaggtgttatttaaatgttaaggggtgtggtttatatgttaagggggGGAATTTATATGTTAAGAGGTGTGATTTGAATGTTACGGTGTGTGATTTATATGTTAATGTgtgtggtttatatgttaaggtgtgatttaaatgttaaggggtgtggtttatatgttaaggtgtgtggtttatatgttaaggTGTGATTTAAATGTTAAGGGTGATGATTTATATGTTAAGGGAGGGGATTTAAATGTTAAGAGGTGTGATTTaaatgttaaggggtgtggtttatatgttaaggtgtgtggtttatatgttaacctctatgggctaggcgggacgaattcgtcccacctacgtaacagccacttgaggcctgtggcgcgattttcaaaaccttaaaaatcctattacttaaatttctcaaacatatgactattttacagctatttaaagacaagactctcgttaatctaaccacactgtccgatttcaaaaaggctttacaacgaaagcaaaacattagattatgtcagcagagtaccaagccagaaataatcagacacccatttttcaagatagcatataatgtcacaaaaacccagaagacagctaaatgcagcactaacctttgatgatcttcatcagatgacaaccctaggacattatggtatacaatacatgcatgttttgttcaatcaagttcatatttatatcaaaaaccagctttttacattagcatgtgacgttcagaactagcataccccccgcaaacttccggggaattcggagattccctgtcggaatattatcgcttttctacgagaaaaatggcgtaaaaattgattttaaacagcggttgacatgcttcgaagtacagtaatggaatatttagaattttattgtcacgaattgcaccatgcgcgcgacacttctttactatttcggatagtgtctggaacgcacaaacaaaacgccgctattcggatataacgatggattattttggaccaaaccaacatttgttattgaagtagcagtcctgggtgtgcattctgacgaagacaacaaaaggtaatcaaacttttataatagtaaatatgattatggtgagtgctaaacttgccgggtgtctaaatagcgagcccgtgatgcctgggctatgtacttagaatattgcaaaatgtgctttcaccaaaaagctattttaaaatcggacatatcgagtgcatagaggaggtctgtatctataattcttaaaataattgttatgctttttgtgaacgtttatcgtgagtaatttagtaaaatgttagcgaattcccccgcaagcgtcccacctagcccatagaggttaaggggtgTAATTTATATGTTAAGAGGTGTGATTTAAATGTTAAGAGGTGTGGttttagtggaatacagagttgTTGAGTAGAACCAGAGTAGTTTCTATGGTTTCATAAACATGAAGCCCAGGGCTctttaaccctgttcctggaaaactaccatcctgtaggttttcactccaaccctaatctagcacaatAATATTTAGCTCGTTGATAAACTGATtcgggttagttacaactggggttggatatccctgaccctgtatatggttGAACATTTGAAGTTTTAAATGAAGCTCCGTGAagctttcagtgaaagcacattatcaatagagttacataATGTAATCAGGTTAATTATACTACATTATCGATAGAGTTACACAGTAACA is a window from the Salmo salar unplaced genomic scaffold, Ssal_v3.1, whole genome shotgun sequence genome containing:
- the LOC123732981 gene encoding uncharacterized protein, coding for MSHEKVFREKDHRLKTFHSIEPIAARMSFHGKVHLIMNTEIHSKDLFTQRPSYSLTVTIRPSDRNMDRLCVTLIAFLCAVSSSQDGISTAEVEMRVRPGDNITLYCDCNLSSGIYIMWYRNCSHKYQPPLVILTKFLSSISLPGYNVVWNPSNISYDLLIENITESDLGLYYCGTVEYKFQEGKRMKYKELFQYGNITTRISLETSPPASLLPETSPPDCLLPEISPPEPSSSSPPPVDCGLCWMLLFSLCPVSALLYSACVYSFYRTTAPTETQVPLNRTTTRGNDSREQTTVKVGVVAIFWEEGDLCHASLDIRQEQRRPRKKESRTLTS